CTTTGTTTCGCGATGGTTGCCCTCGCAATGGATCTGGTTTGGGGATTCGCAGGGATTTTGAGTTTGGGACATGGGGTATTTTTTGCAACCGGTGGTTACTGCATGGGTATGTACCTGATGAGAGCCATCGGTACAGATGGTGTTTACCGAAGCGAACTACCAGACTTTATGGTTTTCTTGGATTGGAAAGAATTGCCTTGGTATTGGTACGGCTTTGATAATTTTTGGTTTGCGGCTGCGATGGCGTTACTCGTCCCGGGACTCATTGCCTTTGCATTTGGATACTTCGCATTTCGTTCTCGAATCAAGGGCGTGTACTTCTCGATTATTACGCAAGCCATGACCTATGCCGCCATGCTTCTGTTTTTTCGCAACGATACTGGCTTTGGTGGAAACAATGGCTTAACAGATTTCAAAAGGATACTGGGTGCTTCATTGCATGACCCATCGACCAAGCGGATTCTCTATTTGGCCTCGGCTCTAGGGCTTATTCTAGTTTTTCTTCTTTGTCGGTTTATTGTTTCGTCGAAGCTTGGACGTGTATTGAAGGCGGTACGAGATGCCGAAGCGCGTGTCATGTTCTCTGGATATAATCCAAATCACTTCAAGCTTTTTGCCTGGACAGTTTCCGCAGTGATTTGCGGTATTGCTGGTGCGCTTTATGTGCCGCAGGTGGGAATAATTAACCCAGGTGAAATGCAGCCTGCCAATTCAATTGAGATGGCGGTTTGGGTCGCGGTTGGTGGTCGCGGTCACTTGGTTGGTGCAATACTTGGTGCGTTCGTTGTGAATGGCGCGAAGAGTTGGTTTACCGTCGCTTTTCCGGATCTCTGGCTCTATTTTCTTGGCTTCTTATTCATCGGTGTCACTCTCTTTCTACCAGATGGGCTTATCGGGTTTGGGCGTACCGCTCGCGAGATGTCGAAACGAGTACTTGAGCGTGCGGGTAGGCGGGTTAAAGAAACAAAGCTGCGTTTAACCGGTAGTCCGATGGAGGATCAGTCATGAGTAATACATCTATTTTAAATGTTGAGAATGTAACGGTTTCATTTGATGGGTTTAAGGCACTCAACAATTAGAACTTTTCGGTGGATGAGGGTGAGTTACGTTGTGTGATTGGCCCAAACGGCGCGGGAAAGACAACATTGATGGATGCGGTGACCGGAAAGATAAGGCCGGATATGGGTACCATGCGACTCAATGGTAGCTATGACCTTTCAAAGATGGATGAAACAGCAATTGCTCAAGCGGGCATCGGCCGGAAGTTCCAGAAGCCTACGGTATTTGAGCAGCATTCTGTTTTTGAAAATATAGAGCTTGCGCTTCAAGCCAATAAGGGTGTTTGGTCGAGTCTATTCGCAAAGTTGTCTAACGAGGATCATACGAAAATCGATGATATTCTAAATACTGTAGGTCTGACGACGAAACGTGAGACTTTGGCAGGATTGCTTTCGCATGGTCAGAAGCAATGGCTGGAAATAGGTATGCTCTTGGCACAGAACCCACGGGTACTTTTGGTGGATGAACCGGTAGCAGGAATGACGCCCCAAGAAGTGGTCCAGACCGGAGAGTTATTGATTTCTTTGGCGGGTGATCACTCGGTTGTGGTCGTCGAACATGACATGGATTTTGTCCGTTCGATTGCCCGAAAGGTTACGGTGCTACACGAAGGTTCAGTCTTAGCGGAAGGCACTATGGACGAGATACAAAACGACTCCAGGGTCATCGAAGTATATTTGGGGCATTGAGAATGTTACGTATAGAAAAATTGAATCAGTTCTACGGTGAGAGCCATACGTTATGGGATATGGGTCTTGAAGTAGAAAAAGGGTCGTGTACCTGTTTGATGGGACGAAATGGGGTCGGTAAAACGACTTTATTG
The DNA window shown above is from Deltaproteobacteria bacterium and carries:
- the urtC gene encoding urea ABC transporter permease subunit UrtC: MSNSGGSLGKYSLTKERMAFLAFCALTLVAVPLLNGLVPAGSVLHVPDYLLTLFGKFLCFAMVALAMDLVWGFAGILSLGHGVFFATGGYCMGMYLMRAIGTDGVYRSELPDFMVFLDWKELPWYWYGFDNFWFAAAMALLVPGLIAFAFGYFAFRSRIKGVYFSIITQAMTYAAMLLFFRNDTGFGGNNGLTDFKRILGASLHDPSTKRILYLASALGLILVFLLCRFIVSSKLGRVLKAVRDAEARVMFSGYNPNHFKLFAWTVSAVICGIAGALYVPQVGIINPGEMQPANSIEMAVWVAVGGRGHLVGAILGAFVVNGAKSWFTVAFPDLWLYFLGFLFIGVTLFLPDGLIGFGRTAREMSKRVLERAGRRVKETKLRLTGSPMEDQS